AAATAATAATTAAAGGAGATAAAGTTCCAGAACCTTATTCAAAGGAGATAAGAGAAGGAAAGTATAAAAAGATCGAAGTGATTTTAGAATAAAGAATATTATAAACAAAAAAGGAACTATTCGCCTTTTTCAATTATGCTTATTTCTTCCTCTGTTAGATCGTAAAGCTTGTAAACTAGGTGATCAATTTGTTGCTCAAAATAGGAGGTATCTGCTTGACAGCCTTCCTCTTTCTTAATTTTTATAATCTTGTCCACTAAAGATTCAATTTGGTTAATGATATTGAGATTTTGAGGAGTAATTGGAGGAATAGGAAGTTGCTCTAAGAAAGCTTTCTTATAACGATAGCCTTCTTCTCCTAATCCTCCTCCTGAATAAAACTTTTTGAAAATATAGGCTACGGGATTTGAATTTAAAATACCACAGAGATATTTAAGGTTGTTACCTGTCATAATGAAACCAGTAGCCTCAATATAAAATTTTTCTTTATCATAATAAAACTGAGGTTCTCTAACAATCTCTTGCCACACTATTTTTTCTTTTTCAAATTCTGGATAATAAGCTATATTATCTTGCGTCTCAAACCATTTATTGTTAGTTTTCTTTCTATGGCCTGGCCTTCCATCTTGTAAAAGTCTATCTCCAAAACCTTGTAGATAATCTTTTAGGGAAGGATAATTATTAATATTTAAGCTTAAAGCAGGAAATGTACTAATTATCCAAAGTCCCTTCCATTCATAGCAATATCTTCCAATATCTCTTCCTCTTAAAACAGGCTTTATAATATCTTCAGTCCTTTTTCTTTCCTCAATAGTTTTACAATTTTTCAATATCTTGTCTCTTGTTTGAGTATCTATTATAAAAGCTTCATTAAAGCCAGTCTTAATTCCAAAGTATATTTTTACATCCCATTCTTTTAATGGTTTTCCTAATTTTTCAATTTTCTCTTTTAATCTTAATATGCTGTAATCTGCAAGAATAAAGTTCTTTTCAGAAAATGAATTTTGTTCTATTTTATTCCAGTTTGATTTTATGTAGTCTATTACTTGAGTATGATTTGGTATAATGGATGGAACATTTACAAAGTTAACTTGATTATTACAAGGATGTTCTTTTTTAAATATTACTATGCAGGTATCTACTGTTTGTTCAAAAACAGAAAATCCACCAAAATCTACTATTTTTAATATTTGAGTATTATCTTTCAAGAATTTTCTTAAGCCTTCTCCATATTTAGCTCTCATCCATTTATTACTTGAGATAAAACTAAGGATACCTGATTTTCTGAGTAGATCAAATCCTTTCTCATAAAAATAAACATAAAGATCCGCTGTAGAAGAGTAAACCTTATATCCTTCTTTCTGCAAAAAAGGCTTTATATCTCTTATCTTTTCTTGTCTTACGTATGGCGGATTTCCTATTACAATATCAAAACCATCGGTTACTCCTAACATCCATTCTGGATCAAACCAATCTCCTTGAGCTGTTTGATCAAAAATATCAAAATTTGCTATTTTCTCTACATTTTCAGCGTTCCAACCTTCTTTTAGCAAGATCTCTTTTATTTTATATCTAATTTCCTGAGCTTCCTTTTGAAGTCTTTTTTTCTCATCTCTTGTCTTTATATTAAAATGCTTCTTATACAAATCTTTTAACTGTTCTTTTAAATCCTTTAGTATATGGTCTCCCATATTTACTTGATTGGTTTTTTCCAATCCTATGAGGGTATTTGCACATACAAATCTAGTTTCAAGATGAGGGAGAGGTTTTATTCCATAATTTTCTTTTTTTTCATCGATCTTTTGATCAATAAGTAGGGAGAGGAAAAATCTCAATTTACAAATCTGGACAGCAATAGGTTGTATATCTACACCATATATTGAGTTTTCTATCAAGTACAATTTTCTTGCGTAATCTGGATAATTTATACTCTCATCAAAGTTATCATTTACTTCTTTTAGGTATTTTTCCCTTTCTTCTTTATCTTTTATCTTAAGTATTTTTTCTATCTCATTAAGAGCTTTATTATACTGGAGTTCA
This genomic interval from Dictyoglomus sp. contains the following:
- a CDS encoding Eco57I restriction-modification methylase domain-containing protein; this translates as MSSKLECLIDNLIKNFSKENLKSYLVGKDPNFNVYDRNIPYTEEIFEEVYEIGEKSLSDKNIIKVYAIKTTGELSERSSKKKQYEFAKKLLKLDAIQAGIFVFFDEKQNFRFSLIYSIFSGVKRDFSYYKRHTYFVTKNKPYRTFKKALYDVTFDTLDNVINAFSTQPITKEFYTEIQNWYAWSLKHAYFPGGKIEENLIRLLTRIIFVWFLKEKELIPEVIFEPNELKNIVKDFGIKDYYYNVILQNLFFATLNQDRKFRDFAKDLGFPENRKNFGVKNLFRYEKYLNISEREFIKIFEKIPFINGGLFECLDDDSNYIDGFSRREDKRAKVPDFLFFSPERTEDLSDFYGEKRIVKVRGLINILNDYNFTADENTPIDVEVSLDPELLGHIFENLLASYNPETQTTARKATGSYYTPKEIVDFMVEEALIEYFKTKTEIKEERLREILSYKEDIDLKEEEKFALLKAIDSIKVIDPAVGSGAFPMGVVHKLVYILNRIDSDNKLWYELQYNKALNEIEKILKIKDKEEREKYLKEVNDNFDESINYPDYARKLYLIENSIYGVDIQPIAVQICKLRFFLSLLIDQKIDEKKENYGIKPLPHLETRFVCANTLIGLEKTNQVNMGDHILKDLKEQLKDLYKKHFNIKTRDEKKRLQKEAQEIRYKIKEILLKEGWNAENVEKIANFDIFDQTAQGDWFDPEWMLGVTDGFDIVIGNPPYVRQEKIRDIKPFLQKEGYKVYSSTADLYVYFYEKGFDLLRKSGILSFISSNKWMRAKYGEGLRKFLKDNTQILKIVDFGGFSVFEQTVDTCIVIFKKEHPCNNQVNFVNVPSIIPNHTQVIDYIKSNWNKIEQNSFSEKNFILADYSILRLKEKIEKLGKPLKEWDVKIYFGIKTGFNEAFIIDTQTRDKILKNCKTIEERKRTEDIIKPVLRGRDIGRYCYEWKGLWIISTFPALSLNINNYPSLKDYLQGFGDRLLQDGRPGHRKKTNNKWFETQDNIAYYPEFEKEKIVWQEIVREPQFYYDKEKFYIEATGFIMTGNNLKYLCGILNSNPVAYIFKKFYSGGGLGEEGYRYKKAFLEQLPIPPITPQNLNIINQIESLVDKIIKIKKEEGCQADTSYFEQQIDHLVYKLYDLTEEEISIIEKGE